The following proteins come from a genomic window of Lytechinus pictus isolate F3 Inbred chromosome 1, Lp3.0, whole genome shotgun sequence:
- the LOC129260687 gene encoding EF-hand domain-containing protein 1-like, whose amino-acid sequence MALPFLPGNTFTDPTQRKYHRSQSLGYKNGYALPARPEVGIGGEPLEVNQLTLSELDELNNKRPTLTYGQAKQAPPEDFIPAHVAFDKKVLKFNAFYKQTVHESPSEYYRVRPVIIYYYLEDDSISVIEPHIENSGMPQGKLIKRMRLPKNDQGDHWHWKDLNLDIQVTFYGKVFQITGCDKWTAEYMAMEGIELNAPAPTPADPHTESRKEKSAIEAFTTPSTFDKLKQFLELDRKVLRFFCVWDDRSSMFGEQRPYIIQYYLVDDTVEVREVHEPNDGRDPFPLFLKKQRVPKDRDNVDSSFRAVVMELSNHEIKNWYSPPDFGIGKTVYIYNRPFLIYDADAFTKQYMEQLGVSQSGPVQVSMEARKLAKMDLPPYNGFGSYEDSLQSCLSLVPQPPKKDFIKMLENDHKILRFEAVMDSVRPEDKGRRFIISYRLADDMIKIFEPPVRNSGIISGTFLERTRVTKPGSTPENPQFYGPQDLTIGSCLEVFSHRFIITDADDYVLHYLEAHKQDFPGCDKTIHSIQATRSMGLPSKPLTLASQKGAPMIVKRSPNDLKQLLAEVKSQLRKDNYINFTSLTEAFLRYDRDRSGNIDVNELKVACHKQNLPLDDDVMQALIEECGDEYGRISHAEFMKFLTWD is encoded by the exons ATGGCTCTCCCTTTTCTACCGGGAAATACCTTTACAGACCCAACG CAACGCAAGTATCACAGATCCCAATCCCTCGGCTACAAAAATGGATATGCCCTGCCTGCAAGGCCAGAGGTCGGCATCGGAGGCGAACCATTGGAAGTCAATCAACTCACTCTTTCAGAATTAGATGAACTGAACAACAAAAGACCAACACTGACATATGGACAGGCTAAGCAAGCACCACCAGAAGATTTTATCCCTGCACATGTAGCTTTTGATAAAAAG GTACTGAAATTCAACGCATTCTACAAGCAAACCGTCCATGAGTCACCCAGCGAATACTACCGCGTCCGTCCCGTCATCATCTACTACTACCTGGAAGACGACAGCATCTCCGTCATCGAACCCCACATAGAGAACAGTGGCATGCCCCAGGGCAAGCTGATCAAACGCATGAGGTTGCCCAAGAACGACCAAGGCGACCACTGGCACTGGAAGGACCTCAATCTCGACATCCAGGTCACGTTTTACGGCAAGGTTTTCCAGATCACAGGCTGTGATAAGTGGACAGCG GAATACATGGCAATGGAAGGGATTGAGCTGAATGCCCCTGCACCTACCCCTGCAGATCCCCACACAGAGTCTCGCAAGGAGAAGTCTGCCATTGAGGCATTCACCACACCCAGTACGTTCGACAAACTCAAGCAGTTCTTGGAACTCGATCGGAAG GTTCTGCGTTTTTTCTGTGTTTGGGATGATCGAAGCAGCATGTTTGGTGAGCAACGACCTTACATCATACAGTACTACCTCGTTGACGATACAGTGGAGGTCAGAGAGGTCCACGAACCCAACGACGGCCGAGATCCTTTCCCGCTGTTCCTCAAGAAACAAAGAGTTCCAAAAGACCGTGACAATGTTGACT CCTCTTTCCGTGCAGTGGTTATGGAGCTTTCGAACCATGAAATCAAGAACTGGTACAGCCCTCCAGACTTTGGCATTGGCAAGACGGTTTACATCTACAACAGGCCATTCCTCATCTACGATGCTGATGCTTTCACAAAGCAATACATGGAACAGCTTGGTGTCTCTCAGTCAGGCCCTGTTCAGGTCTCTATGGAAGCCAGAAAGCTCGCCAAGATG GACTTGCCGCCTTACAATGGCTTTGGGTCCTATGAAGATTCCCTGCAGTCCTGCCTGTCACTGGTCCCCCAGCCACCCAAGAAAGACTTCATCAAGATGCTGGAGAACGATCATAAGATCCTTCGATTTGAAGCCGTCATG GACTCTGTGCGACCTGAGGACAAAGGTCGTCGGTTCATCATCAGTTATCGTCTGGCTGATGATATGATCAAAATCTTTGAGCCCCCTGTCCGTAACTCCGGAATCATCAGCGGTACATTCCTTGAGAGAACGAGAGTGACCAAGCCTGGTTCAACACCTGAGAATCCACAGTTCTACGGCCCACAG GACCTGACCATTGGATCTTGTCTAGAGGTGTTTAGTCATCGGTTCATCATCACCGATGCTGACGACTACGTACTTCACTACCTGGAGGCCCATAAGCAAGACTTTCCAGGCTGTGACAAGACTATCCATAGCATCCAAGCCACCAGGTCCATGGGCCTGCCTTCCAAACCATTAACGTTAGCATCACAAAAGGGCGCCCCCATGATTGTCAAGAGATC GCCGAATGACCTGAAACAGCTCTTAGCAGAGGTCAAGTCTCAACTCCGCAAGGACAACTACATCAACTTCACCTCTTTGACAGAAGCCTTCTTACGATACGACCGTGACCGTTCAGGAAACATTGATGTGAATGAGCTCAAGGTCGCCTGCCACAAGCAGAATCTACCCctagatgatgatgtcatgcaAGCG TTGATTGAAGAATGTGGAGACGAATACGGTAGAATCAGCCATGCGGAATTCATGAAGTTCTTAACGTGGGACTAA